The Ipomoea triloba cultivar NCNSP0323 chromosome 13, ASM357664v1 genomic interval CAATGCAACTATGTTTTCCAATCTTGGTGTCTACTTCATCTTGGATCCTCCTCAACTCATCATAATTGTTCAGAAGTAAGGAAAGAGCCCATGTCAATGTTATGCTACTTGTATCCGTGGCAGCTACAAGCAAGGTCtatcaaataaatattcatataattagtacttttcaacacaatgacatcaaaaattaaaaaaaaataaaaatgattatgcaTACCAAGCAAGTAGATTTGATAATGACATCATTATCAGGTCCAAGAGGATGAGTTTGGTTGGATGAAGCATCAAATAGAGAAAGCATGGCATCCAtaaagtcttcttcttctttagatttcaaatttctttttgttttgtgctCCTTAAGCCACCTATCTGCAGCAGAATCCATTTCCTCAGCAGTCTTCCTCATAGCCTTCTCGTACCCTCCCAAGTCCATCCATCTCAGCCAGGGGATACAATCTGACACCGGCATCTCTGCAAACAGCTCAAGCAGGCTCCTAATGGACTTCAACAGTTGGCTTTCATCTGCCACTTCTTCCTCCCCAAAAAGCATAGCTATGGAGAGGTTAATGATCAACCTCGAAAACCATTGCTTCGTCTCCACTACCACCGCCCCAGAAATTGGATCCTTGTTGTGTGACCAGTGATCAAAGGTACGTTTGATGGCTTTTCTTACGTGGGATTCCCTCACCTTCCTTAACATCTCAATTCTACGATTAGAGAGCAACTCCAGTAAGACAATCTTTCTGATTTCACGCCAGTACTCCCCGTATGGGGCAATCGCAACCATTGAGTAGTTGTAGCCCATGATTTTAGACGCCATGAATTTGGGCCGCGTTGCTAGCTCCTTGTCCTTTGCCGTGAAACATTCCTTAGCTATTCTCGAGTCGCTCACCACCACGAGTGGTTTCGAGCCGAGTCTCAGTCAAAAAATAGGGCCGTATTTATCCGCCATGGACGCCAAGATGAGGTGAGTAGGCGTCTTCTGACCAGCGAGCAGATGGAGATGGCCTATTATAGGCCATGCCCCTGGGACCTCAGGCGCTAGCCTTTTGTGGTTTTTGGGTGCAAGAAATAGTTTGCACATAAAGAAGAGAAGCACCAAGGTGCAAGCTAAAGTAGCAAGTAGTAGGGAAGGGAATTCCATGGCTTTGGATACATAAAATATGAACATCTTCTCCCGATTTATAAACAAAACATCACAAGTAGCAAGTTGCAACTGTTGAACAATAGTACGTTTTGTGTGGACTGTGGTGGCTGTGTGGATCACGGATGTCAGGTGATTTTTTGTTCAGGCAATCtacttaaattttattattctaacacataatgtacattattctaacacataaagtacattattcagACTCATAAAATTTAACCACCTTTTTTCGATCCGTGGTCCGGACAATAATTTGTCACTATTGAATAAGACGGGGAATGGAAAGAACACAATACTAAATTTGTTCGCtgttgttttgttgttttctcTCCACGTGAAGTCTGAATCAGTCCCTACAACAGCTCACTTTTGCTGTTGCAACATTTAAGAGccacaagattttttttttcatatatacttaTCCCCTTtttttattctatatttttaaaaatttgtattgACCTAacataatttgattaatttagagAAAATATTAAACCTGCCTGCATCCATCACTTATTTACCTATTTATCTACTCCTACCACCTATCTACTCAACTCTACAATCTACCAATCAatctatttatttataggtCCCGGGACAAGTAAAAATGTAGAACAaagggttgaatagacttttaaaaactttagaatAAAGAgatgatttttaatttggggTTGGAATTTTAGAATCTAGATCATTCTTTTAGCTTAGAACATTTGATTTAGCTTGAAAGCTTTCTCTCTCGTATTCTTGGTAACTTTGTAAGTTCTGCTTTTTTGTTCTAAGCTTGGGGACTTCCATTTATAAATGAAGGAGGTCGAGTGTACatagatttgaaaaaaaaatcttcccgTTGTCACTCAAGTAAGTGGTAGCCTTCCAAAAGCTGTCGCAATCCCCATTTTCTAATATCATAACCCTTAACTTTCACTATCATTTATCATACCTAGGGTAAAACTCATTTCCCTATCTGTGTAAAGCCCATACTCTTGCTTCAAAAAGATTTCTTGCAACTTATCACCTTTAGTCTCCTAGGTAGAGTTCTAAGCGTCAGACTTTTGAGGATgtattcatcttttttttttttttttctgttcatctattttaaaaaactactactgactctattagaatgtagtatctgttcataactactttttcaacctactgaagcacaagagtcaacacaattgcctccactgaggctcaaacccgctcccatcatccatgtgggagtgtgaaccgggacaccgggtgccactagaccacaaggtttttggcaggttgatttatttgttttgtcttGAATAAATAGTTGTTTTGAGCTTTTAATAGGTGTCGAGATAACAATTTTTGTACATGCAaccaaataacttgataattattaacacataatatgataactacacCTACAAAAACTGTCAATTACAGGTACAGAATGTATCAACTACACATACaaaatctgaaaattatttttagaccaaagCCTACAAAGAAAGGTATACCcttgtccatggtataatttgttattCGCTAGGTGAAAGACCAAGGGAATTAGCAACAAACAGGAATTAAAATGGAGTTGTCTACAATCGTTGCaatttttgaaattcaaattcgGTGCTATACAATTGTCGCGGGTCAATATTAGGAATTCAAATTGCGAGCCTAACGTCGGGTTCGATCCCTAGTGATTCTATTGACCAGAAGATATGGGAAACTTGTGATGGAGTCTGTGTTATGGCCCAAAGTGGATTTGGACAATCGTTATATGATGGATCATGATCAATgacatttcttttaatttatagaGATCGAAGCGATTAttcttggcaaattataccgtgcaccacgtacgtaaacgacgtcgttttgaacattgtaaactaatcgttctttttttggaaaattacGTTTCCAGTTTCGGgcggtctgtgtatttatgttaatattctgtgtattctaggtaatcgttctgtgtattccatgcaaacattctgtgtattctaggcaaccgtaccgttctgtatattcatgttagtaacacatgttgtgatgtgtttgtgcattcgaatgtttaggagggttgtgtcaatattctgtgtattcatgttattaacacaggttgtgatgtgtttgtgcattcgaatgttaggaggatgagttctgtgtattttgtgtcaatactctgtgtattctgggtaaacattctgtgtattctaggcaaacgttctgtgtattctagataatgaatatgtgtattatagataatgaattccctggagtcattcgcatccgcgtccactaacatcgaaacgacgtcgttttggaccagggtgcatattgctatgtgcaccgtggtccacgatataacgatcgATTGTTGTTACTGTGGACTAATGACTTATTATGTTAGGTTTATGTAgtttgtagtataattaaaatgattttaatgTTACTATCATAAACCTATTGTGTATAACGATGGACCATGACCAATGGCGTTTCATTTAATTTAGAGAAGCTGTGAACTAATGACTTATGTTAGATATATGTACGtattttgtcaaataaatttgtagtagaattaaaatgataatttaatgtTACTATAATAAACCTATTGTGTATGAAATGAGATTGAGTAGCAGaattcatacatacatacacacacatatatgatcaaatgagccagtaatataattaaaattgtagtTTTAATTACTTTACGATAATGAATCTATTGTatgtattaggactctctgagtttgaatcacgttaggactagctatcctactctacctgagactccccttgtatatatatctcctattcctcatcattgtaattgttcaattcaatcaatacaatattcagttctcatcgtATGTATAAAACAAAACCGAATAGCAAAGCTCATACAAATATGTGTATTGTCAAATAaacatgtaattttttatttttttttgaaaacatgaacaTGTAGTTGAATTAATATGAtattttaatgttataatgAACCTATTTTgggtataaaatgaaactagatAACATAGGcgtgaagtgtaattaaaataatacttcaccGTTAGTATAATGACACTAGTATTtgtgaaaatataaaacaaaaaagcaaAGCTTATAAAAAGGTGAcgattttttttctaaaattaaaatcaaacaaTATTACTTTACTTCTTGGTTCACACTGGTATATGGACTATATACATAACAAAATTTGTCAGAAATAAGTGGTTGGAATTTGGGCTAGGAAATTTGGGCCATTTAGGCAAGGTCAATAatatttcagttttttttttttttttttttttttttttttttttttttttttaaacaagctTCCCCATCTGGACTAGTTGGAGAGATTCTTTAAGATGAATTGTGACTTGAAACTTATAGAATTTCTCATTCTTTTAATCACAAAAACATTAAATagtgaagtaaaaaaaaacatttttttaaaaaaattacagttAAAACGACTCTTTAATCTAATTTTATGTTTATGATTTCATCTATTTTAATTTCAGAGGGAGGTTGAGGCATGATGGCATGGTTTGATGACTTCGTGGAGAGCAGCAGTGGTCTACAAGTGTATGATGAGTCGCCTTTAATGGAATATAATGCATGTTTCTAGTCTAGCTTCATATATCAGGACTGCCACCAGAAAGTTCCTGAACTTTAATTTGTGATGATATTTGGAAGTTGGTGTTGGGGATTTAGATGGTGAAGCTTTATCTTTATCCTTCGTATCCGTTCTCGAACAGCGCCTACCGAGcacaacttttatatatatatatatatatatatatactagtttttcacgcccATTGCGCGAATAAGATAATGCCTAATGTTTATTActaaataagtattttaaagtatataaatgcaagattatataggagatgttcatgcatatgtaattgaatgttgaatttgcttatttaaataggtaattcaaaatttatgaatgcaagataatatatgaaagattgattataattgtcactaaaataaatgtttacaattttgtaaaaacgctaatctaaatatttagtgtaaaaatgatagtataaataaatactattttttcatttgaatttttctaacttttttgaattctctttcgggtagcattgtcattgtatTCATCTTCAGTacttcttttaaaaatttatttattggtatttggtaatgtgtcatgtgcaattgagtgTAGTAGTATAGAAAGCAAGTCacgcaatgagattatgatgtaggaagttgtggatttgtctcgttgtgtttgtatatataactgagatcttagttgtactataaacTCTTAATTTTGCAAGCGCCTATAGATATTTGATAGTGGTAGTTTCCCCCCTACATGTTTTATGTgctgtgagatgtgtgtcgtacattctcatgtgaaaatattgagcaaaatattaatatttattatatttgtagaaggttaatgagttgtacattttgttctagtttcataacttgtttacttgatagtaacaacaatagctTTGTAGATAGTCCGAATACGGATGTTGCAATATATCTAGTTTCTTCAACAGTTTCTATAACCATTTTGcgcatgtttattttgaagttcatatttttggaattagtatgaatgtgtgtatttttattttatttttttgtattttttttttgttgatttgatactaatcttggagtaTTCACTGCTGCCTTTTTatcacaatgcatgcagttaaatagtttgccactttatgcataaacatttttaaacagtggctacattctatatatcaattattttgttgttaaaatcgatgttgattttgtctttaatccaaacatgttgattgtagaaaataaaatgaattgtaaatttatattagttccgATCcattatatttaaagaatgcacaataagtattttacatacaagtgTAATACAATTGTTATAGTGCGCGTGAACCATgaatcatggctgatactgcagttgtgttgaacggatattgcagttgtgttgaaaagaaactgcagttgcgcggaacagaggccgcgTCATCCGTctagaactgcagttgtgttgatatgatactgcaattgtgttgaacagatgaacggcctctgttccgcgcaactgcagtttcatttcaacacaaccgtagtatcttttcaacacaactgcagtatccgtttaacacaactgcagtatcagccatgatcatggttcacagtataatttgcgagaTTAAtaatactgtttttttttttttaaaattccatgttattaacataatacttggtaataaatatataagttattttttagtataactttgatatttaattataagatagtgtaaaaaaacaatgaacaatgtagtgaatataattaattaataaatttgaaggtaagaaatctttgtattgtagaaaatatagacaatataactaatgaaattatatctctttttaaattttttgataatgaattttttttttttttgaaaaaggcAGTGTAGACATCaaattgtaaattaaagaaatgcatatgtattatttttttgttgtaacttctaatttatttaatttaataagagtaatagagtaggttacttacttttgaataatatactctaacatatttgtagtatatgttcaacaattatgtcaactttaattgggatgaggttcgaacctaagaccttacttatagtaattaatgggtaagttaaaagttaacagaatattaaccgaaaaaagataatatttaaccaaaaatttaacggataatcatatatttaaggataaattaggaaatctcaagaaaaaatatagacttaaacaatctgaaccatccatttgatttaataatttgaccgtcattttttctactcattataggcctaactttttttgactcttattagtatagtagaagcAGATATAGGATGACGTCCAGGTGCATACGGGCCgtccaggagagaactgcggacgaatcgcagcgcgccacgtgtccaggatgtagttgcacctaacgttatactaggtgcacgtaatgttataactaaatgcacctaggtgcacccagatgcataaatgttaacaaggtaaactgcttgcacttgtaagtgaaaataggtgcacacgtgcaagtaaaacgTATAGTATTACAAGCGCAATTAAAGTAATGAACTGTGCAATtattgtatatgatatatattatatattatatacataatataattatatatatatatatatgtgtgtgtgtatatatatatatatataatattataatgtacTGTGCGAATGGTTTGCTACAAACTATACGCACGTacagtacattatatatatatactcgtATATATTATAA includes:
- the LOC116001715 gene encoding cytochrome P450 82A3-like; translated protein: MASKIMGYNYSMVAIAPYGEYWREIRKIVLLELLSNRRIEMLRKVRESHVRKAIKRTFDHWSHNKDPISGAVVVETKQWFSRLIINLSIAMLFGEEEVADESQLLKSIRSLLELFAEMPVSDCIPWLRWMDLGGYEKAMRKTAEEMDSAADRWLKEHKTKRNLKSKEEEDFMDAMLSLFDASSNQTHPLGPDNDVIIKSTCLTLLVAATDTSSITLTWALSLLLNNYDELRRIQDEVDTKIGKHSCIEESDTNQLIYLQRNIAFTSTRSTLFTHEAIEDCTINGYHIQKGTRLIPNLAKIHRDPKVWVEPNEFRPERFLTTHKDIDIRGNHFEMIPFGSGRRMCPGITLGLRILHLTLASLIQSFDMKRPSIEPIDMTQSPGLSSPKATPLHVLLTPRLASDLYG